The DNA window ATTCCAGTCCAGAGCTCCGCACCTGGGAAAGAACCACGTAAAGCAGAATTACTACAGCCTCCCCCCGGAATCACCAGGTGGCGACGGTTTGAGACCAGCGCTTCCCCGCCTTCCACCCACGGCCCGCACCCAGACCCGGGCCCTCACTCACTGCTACCGTCGGGGCGCATCAGCGTCACCTCGAAGCTGCCCCTCCGGGGCTTGGTAGGATTCACCCTCACTGGAAGCTCCGGGGCCTCCACGCGCAGCGCCTGGCTCAGGGCCGCAGCGTTGCGCCCATAGACGCGTCAGCTCGTGCTAGTAAGAGATGAGGAAGGTCAGAGACTGGGGCCCTCGGTCTAGGGGGTCCTCGCCCGCCTCCATTACGCCCTAGGCCCCTCACCAATGCTCAATAACGACGCTGGCCTCCTCCATTCCCTTCCGGCCGCTAGCCGGCGTCTCCTGCTTCTCGGCCGCCGCGCCCAGCGCCGTCTCGGCCTTCCGCTTCCTCCCGCGGGATGCCATGGCGCCTGGAGCCGGGCTGGGAATCGAGCCGACCGGGGGAGGTACTAGGGTGGAGTCGCGGCCACCGGCAAGAGAGGCCAGCCAAACTCCGAGATCCAAACCGCAGGCCAGAAACTCGGCCTCCAGAACAAAACCTCCCTTAAGCGGCAGCAGCGTGGCGGGGGCGCGCACGTGGCCTGGAGGCGGGGCCTCTTGGGCAGAGCTACTCTGCGCGCAGTCGCGGGGGAGTCACGGGGCGCACCAGACCGAACCACCGGTGATGGGGGGACGGGCGGAGGGGCGGAGGGGCCAGGTAGCTCTGAAAGCAAGCCTGGCTCTTCCGCTTTTCCGAACTGTGCGACCAGCTGAATTGTGTGCACCTTGACCCCGTCCCTTCCCAAAATCTCCTTCCTGGGACTCGCGAGCCAAACCCAAACGAAGTCCGCAGTCTAACCCTGGGGTTGTGAAAACTAAACCTCCACTCCACAATCCTGGGGACCAATGCATGAAACTAACCAGGATGGCCTTTGAAATTAAGGAGATGGATAATTCCTCCGCAGTAGCTTGGCATCTCTAACACATGAATCACACACAAAGGCACAGTCAAAAGTAAATCCCAGTCTCTTTATTATGGAAAAACATCAACTGGCAGTGGGGAGGAGGTAGGAAGGTAAGTGAACTCCAACCATGGTAGGGGCTTTCTCCTCCAGGCCCCACCGGATGTCTCAAACTTCTATTCCTCTTCTTCGCAATCTCcataaaatagggagattattcCATACGAAAACTCTGAGGTTAAAGGTTTCTCCTTGGGACCAGTGACAGGCTTATACTTTTTAATGCAGGCCACAAACCAAGCCAGAAGGGCCTAAAGTAAGAatccttgagggaaaaaaatcttagcacTACTGCTGCATCTTGGCCTGTTGTTAGGCtttaatctaatctaatctacaGCTGTGTAGGTCCGCTAAAAGGAATAATGAAACCGGACGTGGTGGAGATGTGTGAGCGCCCAAGCTTGGTGGGAAAGCATTTCCTCCGCCACCACATAAGATGGTTCCCTCTCTCCAGTTAAAGAGCAGGCCACTGGAGTGGAGGCCTTCCTGAAGGATACCTGTCATACCTGGATGCCTCTTAAAAATCAGAAGCAATACCCTGCCCCACCTAGACGTAGCCAAACaggaaaaacataaattaaagtCCAAGGCCTCAGGCCAGGCTTGTGGTTACAGAAAGGGCAGAGCCTCAGAGGTGCCTGGGATTGACAGGAGAGGAAGCACTGAGAGCAGGgatcttatttgtctttcttgctcTCCTGATCTGGCGCTGCAGTGGGCGTTTGGGCTATAGGCTCCTCCTCGGGAATATTATCACCAGCCTTTGACACCTTCTTGGCCCGATGATACAGCTCATTCAAGTTGAATTCTCGAATCACATTCTCCTGTGAAAAAGAGATGCACACATCAGGGTTCTGGTTGGAAAGGACCCTGGGAAGTACACTTGACCCCTGAACAATGGTGTGGTTAGGGATGCCAACCCTCTTTGCAGCCCAGAATCCACCTATAAGTTAGTGTCAGCCTTCTGTATTCACAGATCCTAGAATCTGTGGTTCCACATGTACAGATTCAAACTGCAGGGattgtgtagtactgtagtatttattaCTGAAAAATATTCACAGAAGTGGATCTGTACAGTTCTAACCCATTTGTTTAAGGGTCAGTTGTATTTAGACAGTCTAGGAAAGGAGGAAGTGAGGGACAGGGGTCTAGTCTAACCCAGCTCTCCTTTTTTGGACACCTGGAAAAGTCAACTAATATTTaagtacctttctttttttaagggccacactgtagcatgtggaagttcccaggctaggggctgaatcggagctgtagctgccagcctgcaccacagccacagcaacaccagatatgaaccacttctgcgacctacattatagctcacggctatgccagacccttaacccactaagcggggccagggatcaaacctgtgtcctcatggatactagttgggtacgttaccgctgagctacaatgggaactcctaatacctACTACATACTACTTACTATACCAAGAATTACAGCCACATTATTTAATGCAATCTGAAAAACAAAGTGCTACTGTTGCCAATGACTGCTAAGGAACCTAAGGCTATGGGTACAAGAACTACTGAGATTGAATCTTAACTAATAATTTTCTCCAGTACTAGTAGAAACATAATATAAATTTGCTGAGTGAATTCATGAAGGAGGTCTTTTAACTAGTCCACACTCTGAAACCTTGTGGGCCGGCAAgtcccatcatagcgcagtggaaacgactaggaaccatgaggttgcaggtttgatccctggccttgctcagtgggttgaggatcctgcgtggtgtaggttgcagacatggctcggatcctgcgttgctgtggctgtggtgcaaggcaacagctgtagctccaattagatccctagcctgggaacctccaaatgccatggctacagccctaaaaaggaaaaaaaaaaaaaaaaaaaagcttgtaggCAAGTAGCAGgactaggaatcgaacccaagttGGGTTCCAAAACTCACCCACTGTTCCTTACCCTTCTCCAAACCACCTGCCCACTCTTTCATATACCTCAGAAAAAGTCCAGGAGACAGCTCGTCCTTTCTTGTCAATCTGTGGCCGCCGCATGACTTCCTTGCCACCTTGGAAGAGGATTAGGGTAGGGAGCTGCTTGGTGAGGGGTGACGTGCTCACTTTGTACCTACAGGGCCCAGAAAGTACTCTGTGAATGTACCTGTATACATGACTCAAAGTGATTCCCGACCCAGGCCCTACATACCGTGTACTAACATCAGTGTAGCGTCCAACGTCCACCTTCCCAAAATTTAACCCTGTGCAGTTGTACCTGAGAAGAATATATTTAACATAGTAAAAGAAGGGAGAATGAATCAACGAAAGTAGAAGTACAGacagtggggggtgggagtggaagtGCCTTTGGTTGAAATGTGCAAAAATCAAGGTCAAAAACAATGAGGGGAGGTAGTTTCTCTCATCCCTTCCTTTGTACTACTCACTTGAGCGAGAGGTCAGCATAGATAGGAGCAAATGACTGGCAGTCATTAGACCAATTGGCAAAGAACTCCACGATCCAAGTGACCCTCTTGTCCCGCGCCAGCTCTTCCTGACACACGAGAAGAAACAGTGAACTGGATTACACAGGCTCCTGAAAGAGTCACACCTTAGCGTCGAATTCCTCACCCTGGCTTCCTCATACCTCTCTCCCCGAGATCCCATAATGACCCACCATGCCCTTGATTTTCACTCTGAAGCACTGCTGCTCCTCCTAGTGAGGAGAGAGCTCAACTACAAGATCATCCACAAGGGACCCAAGaaacaggaaggaggaagagcacTCACATCAATGGTCTTATCACTGAAGTACTTGATGTACTCAGGGCCCATATACAGGGGGGGTTTGCATGTCATCAGGAACactaaacacagaaaaaagattTCAAGGGCACATGTAAGGCCGAGGACAGCAGATTTACTTTCAAATCAACTCAAATATTTCAAGCACCAAAGACTGCCTTTTGTGGACAAACATAGATACAGTTCCTTCCTCTTAAAATgaaatctctgggagttcccggtgtggcgcagcagaaatgaatctgaccagtatccataaggctgtgggtaccatccctggccttgctcagtgggtcaaggatccagcgttgctgtgagctgtagtgtaggtcacacatgtggctcagattccgtgttgctgtggcataggccagcagctgcagctacgattcaacccctagcctgggaacttccatatgccacgggtgtggccctaaaaaaacaccaaaaaaaaaaaatctctgttggAGTTcgttatggctcaatggtaatgaacctgactactatccatgaggatgcaagttcaatccgtgccttgctcagtgggttaatgatccagttttccatcagctgtggtgtaggctgcagacacctatgctcagatcctgtgtggctgtggtgtaggatggcagctgcggctccagttcaacgcctagcctgggaacttccatatgccatggatgcagccctaaaacgaccaaaactgaatgaatgaatgaatgaatgaaagaaaaatcaaatctctCTAGATTCTTATCATCTGAGCTACACACATAATGAATTAGGTACAAgatatgggaaaaagaaacagaaaacctggTTTGGGGTTGGAATTTGGTTCCCACAACCAAGTCTTGCAGTATCCTTACCTATGCAGAGTGTAAGGTAAAGCAGGCCCATGCGAATATCCAGGCGGAAGAAAAGAATTGCATTGGCCACTTtactaaacatgaagatgttgcCTATGTGTTGTTCCACAGTGACTGAAACACAAAGATGTCACAGGTCAGGCTGGGCTACATGCTCCCATGTCCTCCTATTTCCCCCCTCTCCTTGGAGTATTTTGaaatgggagggggtggggtggggaataaAAGATCAAATTCAGCCTCGGAATGGAATGAGGGACAAGTTCACCAAATTCATGTCTCTCTCGTAACATGAAAGCACCTTGAGGTCATCAGTCTGAACCTTCAGAAGCAGGCTAAACTTACTGGATCTTCGGTTCTTCATCATCACGATGGCACTGAGAAACATCAGGATCTCTACTTCTCTCTGGAACAGAATCAAAGTGACAGGAACGCCATGACAAGAAAGGATTTGGGTAAGCAAGGAAGccaaatatgtaataaaaaccaaaagagatCCAGGCTGGGAATGGCAATAACAGAGAAGTAACTGGAGCCAGCTAAGATGTAGTGGGGAAAACACCAGTCAGAAGATCTAGTTTCAGGTTCTGCCCTCGCTGCAAACTGGCTGATGCTTTTCCACAAAGCACTTGacctctgagctttggtttccttgACTGAACATTATCTATTTCAAAATGCTATTGTGAGGATGAAAGGCGATAATGAGCATGAGTTTTATAAACTACATGGTACAAAACTATAACATACTACAACAAATTCAGTGTGAgcctgataaaaaataaaactcttccaggagttcccgttgtagctcagtggtgttaaggacctgatgttgtctctgtgaggatgcaggtttgatccctggcctcactcagtgggctaaggatctgtcactgctgtaagctgcagcacaggtcacagatgcggctcaatgtgactgtggcacaggcctcagccgcagctccagttcagcttGAATTCAAcgactagcccaggaacttccacatgtcacaggtgcagccccaaaaggagaaaaaaaaacaaaacaaaaaacttccaggTAAACCTtctcaataatattccattaataCTCCACTCGTTTGGTTTTAAGTCATTCAGCTCCACCTAATATTCACAGTGATAAACCATGCGTCTTTAATGTAATTGAAGAGTAGGAGGCCTTTCAAAGCACTCAAAGGTCCTTTTCAGTACCCGTGGCTTAGAGTTCTTTCTCACTTTCTAGAAGGTAAGCTCCATGTCAACAAGTGTGACAGACAGTAaacacaacaaagaaacaaacaagataaTTTCAAAGAGGAAAGACTGCAATGAAGAATAAGGACCTTGTGAGAGAAGGCCAGGAAGCCCAACGACAAACTGGATGGTCAGAGGCTTTCCATACCTTTCTGTTT is part of the Sus scrofa isolate TJ Tabasco breed Duroc chromosome 2, Sscrofa11.1, whole genome shotgun sequence genome and encodes:
- the SELENOH gene encoding selenoprotein H (The RefSeq protein has 2 substitutions compared to this genomic sequence), whose translation is MASRGRKRKAETALGAAAEKQETPASGRKGMEEASVVIEHCTSURVYGRNAAALSQALRLEAPELPVRVNPTKPRRGSFEVTLMRPDGSSAELWTGIKKGPPRKLKFPEPQEVVEELKKYLS
- the TMX2 gene encoding thioredoxin-related transmembrane protein 2 isoform X2 — translated: MAVLAPLIALIYSIPRLSRWLARPYYLLSALLSAAFLLVRKLPPVCYNLPTQREDGNPCDFDWREVEILMFLSAIVMMKNRRSITVEQHIGNIFMFSKVANAILFFRLDIRMGLLYLTLCIVFLMTCKPPLYMGPEYIKYFSDKTIDEELARDKRVTWIVEFFANWSNDCQSFAPIYADLSLKYNCTGLNFGKVDVGRYTDVSTRYKVSTSPLTKQLPTLILFQGGKEVMRRPQIDKKGRAVSWTFSEENVIREFNLNELYHRAKKVSKAGDNIPEEEPIAQTPTAAPDQESKKDK
- the TMX2 gene encoding thioredoxin-related transmembrane protein 2 isoform X1; translation: MAVLAPLIALIYSIPRLSRWLARPYYLLSALLSAAFLLVRKLPPVCYNLPTQREDGNPCDFDWREVEILMFLSAIVMMKNRRSITVEQHIGNIFMFSKVANAILFFRLDIRMGLLYLTLCIVFLMTCKPPLYMGPEYIKYFSDKTIDEELARDKRVTWIVEFFANWSNDCQSFAPIYADLSLKYNCTGLNFGKVDVGRYTDVSTRYVGPGSGITLSHVYRYIHRVLSGPCRYKVSTSPLTKQLPTLILFQGGKEVMRRPQIDKKGRAVSWTFSEENVIREFNLNELYHRAKKVSKAGDNIPEEEPIAQTPTAAPDQESKKDK
- the TMX2 gene encoding thioredoxin-related transmembrane protein 2 isoform X3, which translates into the protein MFSKVANAILFFRLDIRMGLLYLTLCIVFLMTCKPPLYMGPEYIKYFSDKTIDEELARDKRVTWIVEFFANWSNDCQSFAPIYADLSLKYNCTGLNFGKVDVGRYTDVSTRYKVSTSPLTKQLPTLILFQGGKEVMRRPQIDKKGRAVSWTFSEENVIREFNLNELYHRAKKVSKAGDNIPEEEPIAQTPTAAPDQESKKDK
- the TMX2 gene encoding thioredoxin-related transmembrane protein 2 isoform X4 yields the protein MAVLAPLIALIYSIPRLSRWLARPYYLLSALLSAAFLLVRKLPPVCYNLPTQREDGNPCDFDWREVEILMFLSAIVMMKNRRSITVEQHIGNIFMFSKVANAILFFRLDIRMGLLYLTLCIVFLMTCKPPLYMGPEYIKYFSDKTIDEELARDKRVTWIVEFFANWSNDCQSFAPIYADLSLKYNCTGLNFGKVDVGRYTDVQSEHVTPHQAAPYPNPLPRWQGSHAAATD